From a region of the Manduca sexta isolate Smith_Timp_Sample1 chromosome 19, JHU_Msex_v1.0, whole genome shotgun sequence genome:
- the LOC115442864 gene encoding uncharacterized protein LOC115442864 codes for MPSIRLDKSSWHHIKALQLADPNCHKPGPVDLLIGAECFASLLLPGSIKGDSNQPSALNSVFGWLLVGNVGYVEPEAHSFFVHEEPQLHDELKKLWQLEELSVFPSKPLTVEDERCEQIFKDLQVRDPAGRYIVSLPFRNEEHETTFPGSRDTALRCFHSIEKRLLKNMELYEKYCDFMKEYLDQGHMSLVPTEELSIGKYFIPHHFVLRTESSTTPLRVVFNASAKDARGLSLNDVLLVGPKLQTNIVEILLKFRVHAVVFTADMKQMYRQILIRASDRDYQRIFWRSNVDQPVQEYRLNTVTYGVSSAPFLACRTVKQLIHDEGGDFPLASQVLGSDVYVDDIITGFSNVRMAQNAKTQIIELLKKGHFELRKWASNVPQLLSDLPREYCLTDPVSMDVDDNPTLKVLGLKWDPCNDSFLFSVTPQHKKCSKRNILSELARIYDPLGFLSPLILVAKVLVQRLWILEIGWDEDPPDNIVQFWSRYLEQLPLLESLQIPRLFAGQDCISWELHGFSDSSETGYGGVIYLRTVNAEGNIQTFFVCSKARVAPTKSTSLPRLELCAAVLLADLLKFAMDVFSSRLTFTGVFAWSDSTVVLAWLRSHSSRWKTFVANRVSHIHEVIPDVHWRHVDSEDNPADVASRGQLPSDLVNNSLWWAGPAWLRSPSEQWPQLEINPNEDILHFEEKALKRSLPPTMRRIPLSTLFSFVILRFEKYSISFVGG; via the coding sequence ATGCCATCAATTCGACTTGATAAATCTTCGTGGCATCATATTAAAGCGTTGCAGTTAGCAGACCCAAATTGTCACAAACCTGGTCCAGTCGATCTTCTTATAGGTGCGGAGTGCTTTGCTTCGCTTCTGTTGCCGGGATCAATTAAAGGTGACTCCAATCAACCGTCAGCTCTTAATTCCGTATTCGGTTGGCTGCTGGTCGGGAATGTCGGATACGTAGAGCCTGAAGCACACTCGTTCTTCGTTCATGAGGAGCCACAACTTCATGATGAGTTAAAGAAATTATGGCAGCTGGAGGAATTGAGCGTTTTTCCTTCGAAACCTCTCACCGTCGAAGACGAGAGATGCGAGCAAATCTTCAAAGACCTTCAGGTAAGAGATCCCGCTGGTCGATACATTGTATCTTTGCCTTTCAGAAACGAAGAGCACGAGACTACCTTTCCCGGATCTCGTGATACAGCTTTGAGGTGCTTTCATTCAATTGAGAAACGCCTCCTCAAGAACATGGAGTTGTATGAAAAATACTGTGACTTCATGAAGGAATATCTCGATCAGGGTCACATGAGCCTTGTACCGACTGAAGAATTGAGTATCGGAAAATACTTCATTCCTCATCATTTTGTACTCCGTACGGAGAGCAGCACTACTCCTCTTCGTGTTGTATTCAACGCCTCCGCTAAAGATGCGAGAGGACTATCGTTAAATGATGTGTTGCTCGTAGGTCCTAAATTGCAAACGAATATTGTTGAAATTCTTCTAAAATTCCGCGTTCATGCTGTTGTTTTTACCGCAGACATGAAACAAATGTACCGACAAATTCTCATTCGAGCGTCTGATCGTGATTATCAGCGCATCTTCTGGCGATCTAATGTGGACCAACCCGTGCAGGAATATCGTCTTAATACCGTGACCTACGGCGTGTCTTCCGCACCTTTTCTCGCATGCCGTACTGTCAAACAGCTGATTCATGATGAGGGTGGTGACTTTCCACTTGCGAGTCAAGTTTTGGGATCTGATGTTTATGTCGATGACATAATAACTGGTTTTAGTAACGTTCGTATGGCTCAAAATGCGAAAACTCAAATAATCGAACTTTTGAAAAAGGGACATTTCGAACTCAGAAAATGGGCTAGTAATGTACCTCAGTTACTCTCTGATTTACCACGAGAATATTGCTTAACCGATCCTGTATCCATGGATGTTGACGACAACCCTACTCTCAAGGTATTAGGTCTTAAGTGGGATCCTTGTAATGATTCGTTCCTTTTTTCAGTAACTCCTCAGCATAAGAAATGTTCGAAGCGTAACATTCTTAGCGAGCTTGCACGTATATACGATCCACTTGGCTTCCTGTCGCCATTAATTTTGGTGGCAAAGGTGTTGGTTCAGCGCCTCTGGATCCTTGAGATAGGTTGGGATGAAGACCCTCCCGATAATATAGTCCAGTTTTGGTCTCGATATCTTGAACAATTACCATTGTTAGAATCGTTACAGATTCCCCGTTTGTTTGCTGGACAGGATTGTATTTCTTGGGAGTTACATGGCTTTTCAGACAGTTCGGAAACAGGTTATGGTGGTGTGATTTATTTACGAACCGTGAACGCTGAGGGTAACATTCAGACCTTCTTTGTTTGTTCAAAAGCGCGAGTCGCACCTACAAAATCCACTTCCCTTCCTAGGTTGGAGCTTTGCGCTGCAGTTCTTCTTGCCGACCTGCTGAAATTTGCCATGGATGTTTTCTCATCCCGGTTAACATTTACCGGTGTTTTCGCCTGGTCTGATTCTACCGTTGTACTAGCGTGGCTTCGCTCTCACTCCTCGCGCTGGAAAACTTTCGTTGCGAATCGCGTTAGTCACATTCACGAAGTCATTCCAGACGTTCACTGGCGCCATGTGGATTCCGAAGATAATCCGGCAGATGTAGCTTCTCGTGGTCAGCTGCCATCCGATCTCGTCAACAATAGCTTATGGTGGGCGGGTCCCGCCTGGCTTCGCTCCCCTTCTGAGCAATGGCCACAACTTGAAATTAATCCTAACGAGGACATCCTTCATTTTGAGGAAAAAGCTTTAAAACGTTCTTTACCTCCGACGATGCGAAGAATTCCTTTATCGACACTCTTCTCATTCGTTATTCTTCGATTCGAAAAATACAGCATATCATTTGTTGGTGGTTAA